From bacterium:
CAAAAAAGGATAGACCGTTACTGATGAAATCAAGAAATGTAATTGAAACAATTAAAGAATTGCTTGAAATGAGAAAACCTTATTATGAAAAGGCAGATTATATACTGGATACAACTAAAAAACCAGTAGAAATAATTGTTGAGGGAATAATTGAAATAATCAAAAAAGAAGATGAAAAAAATAAAAGTTAAACTTGGTGAAAGCACTCATTATATTTATATTGGAGAATCAATAGAAAAAACAGGAGAAAAAATAAGAGATGGTGAATTTGGGGATAAATTTGTTATTTTAAGCAATCAAAGAGTTTTTAATATTTATGGAGAAAAGGTAAGAAAATCAATTGAAAAAGAAAATAGAACTGTGGAAAAAATACTTATCAAAGAAGGAGAAAGACAGAAAAATATCAATACAGTTTTAAAAATTATAAATAAACTTTCTGATTTACAAATAAGCAGAAATGATACAATTGTAAATCTTGGTGGAGGAGTTATAAGTGATATTGGTGGCTTTGTATCTTCCATTTATAAAAGAGGTATTAAATATATTACAATACCCACTACATTACTTGCTCAGGTTGATGCTTCAATTGGAGGAAAAACAGGTATAAATTTGCCTTTCGGGAAAAATCTTATAGGTACATTTTAT
This genomic window contains:
- a CDS encoding shikimate kinase, yielding KKDRPLLMKSRNVIETIKELLEMRKPYYEKADYILDTTKKPVEIIVEGIIEIIKKEDEKNKS